The genome window TTCACATGGACAACAAGAAGCTTAAAAAAGATGCAGATAGTAATATTCTagatttgcataattttaaTGCACAAAATTTTCTAGTCAAGTTGATAAGACGTATTTTACTAGAACCTATGCCTTTTTGTTATGCACATAATGAggctttgaaaaatattttcaattgagTACCAAAATGTGTTAAGCAGGGATACTACAaccaatgaaattattttattatggaaCATGCTCAGTgcaattaactttttttttctattatatgaTGTAAGGTATTTCTTTACCTTGTAATGACATGTTTTTAAGAGAAAGATCAATAAGATTGTTAATTTTCCTTGTGTTTTTCtacttttatagtttttatgaGCTGCAGGTTTTCAAGATCTAAACCAGCATTATTGCAACTGTGTTAATAGGATCCTAATGTCAGCAACCCCAGGTTCTAACATCCAACTGCACCTTCCAATCCCACATAGCAGTTGCATCCCACAAGTAGTCAAAAGAAGCACACAGTGGAAGCTTTCTGGCAAACCCAAAGTTAAAGCTTCCCTGACAGTGACAGCCAACATAATGCCAGTCTTGGGTCAAAAACCTAGCTGTGGCAACCAGCTTGAATGTTGAATCTTTCTGCCTTCTCTATATTTCCCATCAAAACTGGACCCTTTCTAAGCACCACTGCTCACTTTACATGCATCCTCCAGAATAAGCAGCTGCCACTCAACACAGTCTTTAAGTGAGAGCCTATTGCAAACTAGCTTATTTGGAGCTCAAGCCTCAGCTGCAGCAGCAATCCCTGGTTTGCATATAGATGACATGTAATGACTATACATTAGACAATAGTTGATGAAACTATATCACCTTCCATGGCTGCCTTACATCTGAATTTCCATAATGGCCAGATAGTAGCTGAAGCATTATAGAAAAACCAtccaaaacatatttttcaGCAGATTACTAGTCAACCTGGTAGATACCCAAGCCTTAATGAGTTTGGGAACTTAGTTATCCACTAGGATTGTTAATAAATGACCAAACCACACACCGAGCCAAAGAACACAGGCTTCAAATATGACCAAGAGTTTCCTCACAAACCTTACACAGAGGATAGCTGTGAGAAACAACAATGTCCCTCATAGGCACAAAATTCaccaaatatttttcaaagctAAAACAATAATCTTATAGGGGATCTtacagcttttgtaaggttgaatttattcaaccatctaattggctttattccgtgccaaatttgcttgtaattcagcatttagtaaccctgtatttaggtgggtttgatgtaagggtagtgagtgagatagagtgaagattgctcaagagtgtgcaagaaaacagagactcgcgggtgactcgcggctgcaagccgccagacgcagcacacgtgccaagcatgctggaagatgaacagtcatgctagctggagcactacaggacaaaacaggacaactggccatacggttatctcgcgactggatctcgcgacttagtcagcgcgagccacccctgttttgtaaaacctgacgtttcacattcctctcccactccaatataaataccccttttacccacgattgtaagagagcttccagagagaattttgagagagaaaccctaaagaaaaaccagattgattcacccacaatctatacattagagtctcttcaaattcctcaactctcttcctctccattgtcaaatccttgagaggcattataccaaacctgattctcaccattatcattactgtgagagagctgtttggatttttgggaagcagttaggaaggaaccaatcttcattggttgatgctacggtctagtagcggaatccggaaagctagaaaagaaaaaggttcggcgcaacctcgttggagcaagaagtttggagggcttaggtgcactgggtagattaggctttgagggtctattgctgtccatgtatcccaactgtattttctagtggattgattaccgcttggagggcggcggagaggttttacgccgagggcttcggtttcctcttcgataacacatcgggtgttgtctttgtgtttgcatcttccttcctctttatctttgcctttttattatctgttgtggattgtgttttgttatggcttagatagtttttaaccaattccatattatagcttatgttaagtttccgcatacttgttgtttgacatattgcttgaattggttaagttgtaatttgggggtctaaacgttcaagggtgtttatacacgtttttgaactttcagcttTCACATTCTATCCCAGACCTTGGGATCTAACAAAATCCCACCCTAGCCTCATAAGAACCTAACTTAGTATAAGGCCAGAATACTTCAATAGAGTTTGGCAAAGGTGTGTCATACACGGATAATACTAGTTGCTGATTCCAATACCAGAGGTCTTGTCCATCTGATCAGTCACACAAGCAAGTTTCTCAACCTCTGTGCCTTTGTTCCCAGCTCTGGAACTAGGCCAAAGAAATGATCAATTGGAATGTTAGTACCATCCCCAAGACCACACTTAACCTCAGTTAACTGTGTCCCTCTAGACCAAAGGATACTCCTCCTAGATTAAGAAGAAATATTGGTAAATCTACACTCAAGTGGAGggttgaaattaaaatattttatgtttaagaacatcattaatgaaaaaaaatcaggCTTGGCAACAAGCGTCCAAAAGCGGTGTACATTTCTGAACTACTACATATATAACATGAATCATGGTTTTATGCAGTAAATAAGTTatatctcccaaaaaaaaaaaaaaaaaaagttctggTGTACATTCTGTTCTACTTTTTGATGCTAAATCTGGTGAAGATGCTTGGTCTCCTctgtaaaattttaaacattccTTTTGCAGAGACCATAAATGCAATTGAtctaatttgtgttttttgttgcAGAATCACAGAGCTAGGACTTCTCTATTTCTGCAAAGACGTGGTCTATATCTCTGGATCTGATGTTTAGTGATTGTAGATATCTTTTGTAGATATTCCTGTCAGCGAGTCTGTTTGTATGGTTTGATAAATCTGAGAACAAGTCTACTAATGATGCAATCTTCTCTGATCATCAATTTGGGTTACTTCATTGCTTCATGATTTCAATTCTTTTGGGATTAATTATTTGAGAATCATCCACACCAAGATGTCACCGCCAATTTCTCCCTGTTTCTATGTTCTTTCTGTGTTACCAACCAGCCTTCCTTTCGGGTGAGTATTCATCAAGATGTTAGACATGATTAAATAggtttaagtttatatttttatgcattcattatttatttttcttcttgttctaTCCTAACGTAGGATTCAAATTGATTCAACTTTGGTTTTCATCACAACTTGAATGGTTGTATAGTCATTCTCAAAAACCAACTAGTGTAATCTATTAATTGTCTCAATAGACAGATCAAATCAATCTTCATTCTTCAGTAAATCAGTTCCCCCCAACTATTTCTCGTGTTGAATTCGCCATGGGCTCAGTTCCAATTGATCTCATGTTATggaacattttatatatatatatatatatatatataatccaatGGGTCTAGGATTTTGAAGGAAATTAGAGCTAGATATGGAATAATCCAAAATGTCATATGTTCTAATTATTGAGCATGTGTCAGTGTGCATAGAGGGTGAGATTGGTTTGGATTTGGCATTGTGGTTTGGGAGTTGTTGCGTTCTCTGTACATATTTTTTTGGCTactgcatttttttaatgaagtagTCTCCtcttaatacaatttttcttacctatccaaaaagaaaattgttaataaGTTTCTCAATGATTCTATCATGATCCAGAATATCCACTATGTTCTtttgccttctctttcttttccccTCTTCTTGGTCGCCTTTTCATCCGCACTAACTTTCTTGCCACCAAGTTCTAACCTTTTTCACTTTCCACCTGTATTTCTGGTATGAGTGTCTTTGAATGTGTCTATGTTACTCTCTCTAATCTTTATCTCCAACCCTGTGCTTAATCAACACACTTATTGGCCAGAATCTGGCAATACTATTTTTCTCTGTAAAAAGAGCTCTCTTGGACTTGTAGTTTTGTTACACTTGTCCAAGGGTGAGAAACTGAGAATGTTTGCTTAGTATTCTGTGCAATTGGTGTTCATGTAGCTCATTACCATTGCTAATTCTGGTTGCACATTGGTCATGCTTAAACGTACATCTTGCCCCTCCAGGGAAACATGATATGCTTCAAAGAAAGGAAGGTTAGATCTCATGTTCCAAAATTCCAATGGTTAggttaaaaattttttgctgatTGCCACAAGGAGCACTAGTGAAGCTTTTTTTAAAACtactaaatatttaaattgatGATGGTTTCATGCAGTAAATAAGTTGGTTTCTGTACATTACATACTTGatcttttcttgatttaaatatattattttatacttaggttctaaaaaatatatataattttacaccatatcaaattatcaactcaaaatcaaataatttacactcttcctattttttttttttaagttatattatttggttttgaattgataatttgatatggtATAAAATAATGTGACGAATTGACAATACTGCTAACTCTTAATCGATATGCTAGAATAGATTGATACTGAAATATTTTGTTCTAATGGACAATAAAAATGATCAATGCTATGCAATTGACAAGTTTGGATTCAAATCCAGATTTCTTAtctaaagtagaaaaaaaagattttaaatttgGGGAAATACTTGATCTTTTCTTGATTTAACATACTTTTTGCAGAGGCCATAGTTCCATTTGATccgatttggttttttttttttttttggttgcagcATCACATATTTGGGATTCATCTATCCCTTGGAACACTTGGTCTATACCTCGTGGTTAGTGTACAAAAGCAGTGCACGCTTCTAGCATGCTGATGTTCAGTGGTTGTGAATATCTTTCATAGCTATTCCTAATTGACATACTCTGTATGTATGACTTAATAATCTGTGGAAAAAAATATGTCGATGATACAAGCTTCTTTAATCATCAATTTGGCTTTACTTCTTTGCATcgtgttttttattcttttgggtTAATTAGTTGAGAAGTTTTTGGGTCATCTACCAATATGTAACAATTTTCTTCCCATATCTCTGTTATTCCTGTGTATTCATCATAAAATTATTCGTGATTATAAATGGCATTATCCTTTTATTTATatccattcaattttttttcttgttttatccTAATTTATTATTCTAATTGATTCTAGTTTGGTTTCATCACAACTTGAATGCTGTATAATCACTCTCAAAATGATTGGTGCAACCTATATTAAATTGGCTCGAGACTGAGAATATCAATCTCCACTAGAGGTCCCTTTTAACTGTTTTTTCGGTATATTAAACTTGGTTTGAGCTCTATAATTTTCCACCTTTCTCTTTTcaataaataagctcaatcATGATGGTTCCTAAATGTCTTAATTTTTTACCTAATAGTTGGAATTTTTAAAAGCAAGTCCCATAACTTCATTTTGTTTACAATGAAGTGTTTCCATCCACCGCCAATTCTACCATCAATGCTGTGGCTTAACTCAAATTGGACCTTTATCTCGCAAACATTAGGCCCTTCAATACCCGGACCATGGTACTAATGAACTTGTGTGACATACAGGATTTGCATGGGTCCAAGCTCAAATCCAAGCACAacccaacaaataaaattattacaaaaaccAATGCACTGGAACGACCCTTCTCTTAtggaatgtttttttttttttttttttttttttaaatatttaaatgactACTTAATTTTTGGGGGCTCGTTTTGCTTGATTGATGTTATCATTAAACAAGTTTGGGATTTTAAGGAGGATTCGagcaaaataaaatatgtgaaAGCTCACTTTGTGTGTAAAACattaatgaatgtttagacctccaatttcaaattaaccaacacaagcttatactcaAATAATAGATGTGCGGAATGATAAGTACAAGCaatacccaaataaaaaaacaactctaaaccataattaatcacaacacagCAGCAATTAAAAGGCAAGAGTAAGGGTTagaaagatgcaaatacaagaatAACACAggcacgtgttatcgaagaagaaaccgaagaattcggcgaaaaacctctccgccaccctccaagtggtgaaatgatccactaaagaataaagttgggatataCGAATAGTAATAGACCCtacaagcctaatctacccaatgcacctaaaccctccaagcttcttgcccCAACAAGATTAAGTCTAACCatgtcttctttagcttttcAAATCCCGCAATAAGCTCATTACATCAACTAAATAAATTGGTCATCTCTGAACTggttcccaagcaccaaattaCATTTTCACTGATATGGGTATAGCAaaataaggatttggctaatgaacCTTTCAAGGGTATGTCAATGGAAAGGGTGAAAATAgagaaatttggagaatcaaatgtctAAAATTGTGAATGAGTTAATCTTGGttttttctagggtttctctctcaaaattttctctagaAACACTCTACATTTTGTgagtataagggtatttatagtagggtatgtgaggaatgtgaaaagtcgtTTTTCTGTAAAACAGAGTGTTCTAGCAACTCACTCGCAATTGGGATGAGTCACGAAATAACTGCTAGGCTAGACTATCCTTtcttgtcctgtagtgctccagctgtcgtgacccttcagcttcctACATGCTTCACACATGTGGCATTTTGGCGAGTCACCAGTCGCGAATCACTGGCGAGATCTAGTCACGAGAACCTCTCTGACTGCTCACACACTTgaattcttcacactctctcacacacaacccttacataattctcacctaaatacagggtatctaattgctgaaatatgggcaaatttggcacgaaataaagacaacacatggttgaataaattcaaccttacaatctccctctttagctattccgtgacaaaaccctaaaacaaactctagacttaaaataTGAGTTTGGAACAGTTGCCAAagctcactcacacctaactctagattctgtgaagctcttgaaccgTACTGACAAGTTTTCCTGAAAACAATAACACAAGaagatcattgtaagcagaaatcttgaaatgcatatggagcaagcacaatgcgatcaaagAATAATGAATATAACAATAATCATGCTTGACCAAACAAGAATAATCACTgtaaatagtgaccacaatgatcATTCACACAATGAATGAACATTcggacatgcaagctaataaacttaatgcaaagtatcatttgcatgtccaacactcaaccgatGCAAAACACTAAGGTAGttgcatcaaggatacaagATCTAATAAGGGCACAAGAGTACTAAAGATAATGCAAACATATCTAGTTTCTTTATCAATGATGACAACAACGAGACCTGCCTATGTCCTACAAAATTCTCGAACTGGCAATTCAATAAAATACTCATTCAGTTGCCAAAGCTCACTCACACTTTACTCTAGAttctgtgaagctcttgaaccatactAACAAGTTTTCCTGAAAACAATAACACAAGaagatcattgtaagcagaaatcttgaaatgcatatagagcaagtacaatgtgatcaagcaaTAATGAATATAACAATAACCATGCTTGACCAAACAAGAACAATCACTgtaaatagtgaccacaatgatTATTCACACAATAAATGAACATTcagacatgcaagctaataaacttaatgcaaagtatcatttgcacgTCAACACTCAACCGATGCAAAACACTAAGGTAGTTGCATCAAGGATACAAATCTAACAAGGGCACAAGAATACTAAAGATAATGCAAACATGTTTAGTTTCTTTGTCAATGATGACAACAACGAGACCTGCCTATGTCCTACAAAATTCTCGAATCGGCAATTCAATAAAATACTCATTTAGTGTCAATTGACAATAGATTCAAACTTGTAAACCTCTAAATTGTTTGAGTTGGTTGCAACTTAGTCTTCCATTCAACTTAACCCAACCCATAGATATCcttaaaaaaacactttttaagtGAAAGCTAGCCTATTTTTTCAATGCTTGTTCGTCTTCAAAATCTTTGAATTTATTgacaaataaaacttatgagactatataatatattagaaattaaaaaaaaaaatactaatatactaatatattagaaaaattaataaaaaaatggtaaagaaaaaaaaaatgtataaagcCAATGATAGTGCAGCATAAATATTCGTAGTAGAAATGATATTCAATTATCATTCATCACAATTCACAGTCACTTTCTGAGACTCCAACTTTTAGATTACCCTACCAAATTCATCAAGAGCACAGTCAAACAgccccaacccaaaaaaaaaaatccttttccAATTCCAAATCCCGaatatctcaattctcaaattcCCCCACCTTAGCTTGGAATCCAATTcccgttgaaaaaaaaaaccaagaaaacatCAAATTCCGAATCCcccaaattctctctctctcagttgaTGGGCACAATCGTAAACCACAGAGACTTCCGTCCGAAACCGTCGACGACGTTGTCTGTGTCCCAACCGCCGTCTTCTCCGTCAACCTCTTCATCGTCATCAACCTCGCGCACCGACACAGTAGTTGGGACCCACGAGTTCAAGATCAATGGGTACTCCTTAGCGAAAGGCATGGGGGTCGGAAAGTTTGTCGCTTCCGATACCTTCGCCGTCGGCGGCTACGCCTGGGCCGTCTACTTCTACCCCGACGGCGAGAGCGGCGAGGATAACGCCGCCTATGTATCGCTCTTCGTCGCGTTGGCGAGCGAGGGTACCGATGTCAGGGCGCTCTTTGAGCTCACGCTTTTGGACCAGAGTGGCAAGGATAATCACAAGGTTCATAGCCATTTCAATCCCATGATGGACGCTGGACCTTATACTCTCAAATATCGCGGAAGCATGTGGTAatatttgttaatttctttgtgatttgattgattgatgaATGAGCAATACAAAGTTTGGTTCTTTATGTTATAGTTTGAAATGggtttcctttaattttttttcattagtaatGTTTTTGGCACTTTTTGCCCACCTTTAATCTTTTGTGATTGAATtgtgaaagaaattttattattt of Quercus lobata isolate SW786 chromosome 8, ValleyOak3.0 Primary Assembly, whole genome shotgun sequence contains these proteins:
- the LOC115956019 gene encoding BTB/POZ and MATH domain-containing protein 2-like isoform X2; its protein translation is MGTIVNHRDFRPKPSTTLSVSQPPSSPSTSSSSSTSRTDTVVGTHEFKINGYSLAKGMGVGKFVASDTFAVGGYAWAVYFYPDGESGEDNAAYVSLFVALASEGTDVRALFELTLLDQSGKDNHKVHSHFNPMMDAGPYTLKYRGSMWICGQVKADVKCFCGVCE
- the LOC115956019 gene encoding BTB/POZ and MATH domain-containing protein 2-like isoform X1 gives rise to the protein MGTIVNHRDFRPKPSTTLSVSQPPSSPSTSSSSSTSRTDTVVGTHEFKINGYSLAKGMGVGKFVASDTFAVGGYAWAVYFYPDGESGEDNAAYVSLFVALASEGTDVRALFELTLLDQSGKDNHKVHSHFNPMMDAGPYTLKYRGSMWIKDGCTYDMIPLAWCYSGARSMWKRQSARTNSTSYYNLQS